From the Thermosynechococcus sp. genome, the window TTCTCAAGCATCTATCGGGGGCTGCAAAGAGATATTGCAGTGCGATCGCGGCCGACGGTTCTGCGGAATACTAACCCTTAGCCATTGTTGTTGTCTTAACTTTAATCATGCGTTCATCATGCGTTCGCAAGCTTCTCCCCGGGATATTCGGGCCCCCCGCTCCCCTAGGATGGTGCTGCGTTCAGAAACCGCCTTTGCCCTGTTGCTCTTGGCGAGCGACTTACTGGGGCTGGTGCTGGCCTGGAAGCTGGCACTGCAACTGAATCGCTTTTATGCCCCCCTTCCCCCTGATCTAGCCACTTGGTACTGGTGGGGGTTGCCTAGTGTCTTTTGGCTTTTTACAGGGGGTCTGTTGTTTTTGGTTGCCCTGAGTGGGCTTTATCACCCGCGGGGACATTGGAAAAATTATTTGCGCCTAGCCAAGGTGTTGAGCTTGGGCTACTTGTTGGCGCTGGCGATCGCCTACTTCTATGATCCAAAAGTGGATTTGCCGCGCTCACTGTTTTTTAGTGCTTGGGGCCTAAGTGTGGTCTTGGCGGTCGTCCTGCGGCTAGGGGTGAGTTTAGGCTTCAAAATTTGGAGCCTGCGGCAACCGATACGGGCCTTTCTCGTGGCGCCCCCAGAGCGACAGGAGTACCTCAGCACGCTGCTGGCACAACGCGCTAACTACAAAATTGTCGGCACTGCGATCGCCAGCACGGCCAACGAACCGGCAACCCTCGCTGCGATTCTCAACTGCCAAGCCCAAGAGGTGGTTGTCGAGGGATTGCCCCCAGCTCACCTGGCCTCTACCCTCTATTGGCAACTGCGACAACATGGCATTGCCCTGCGCCTAATCCCCTCTAGTGTGGAAATGCTCTACCGCCGCGGCACGCCAGAAATTGTGGCGGCTTTGCCGACCCTACGGGTGGATATGACCTACCTGCAGGGCTGGGAGTATCGGCTGAAACGCTATTTGGATGTGATTTTGGCCCTCATTGGCCTTGTGGTGCTGGCGCCCCTATTTATCGTCGTGGCGATCGCCATCAAACTCACCTCCCCAGGGCCTGTCTTCTTCCGCCAAGAACGAGTGGGACTCCATGGACAGGTCTTTCAAATGTGGAAATTTCGCACCATGCGTGCCGACGCACCGCAACTGCAAGCCCAGTTGGAGGCACAAAATGAGGCCGCTGATGGCATTCTGTTCAAAGTTAAAAACGATCCGCGTCGCACGCGCCTCGGCAGTTTTCTGCGCAAAACCAGTATTGATGAACTGCCCCAACTGTTTAACGTCCTCTGGGGAGACATGAGTTTAGTCGGACCCCGTCCCCTACCCCTACGGGATGTTGCCCGTTTCCATTCCTGGCATCATATTCGCCATCAAGTGATGCCCGGTATAACGGGCCTATGGCAAATCTCTGGTCGCTCCCAAATTGCTGATTTTGACGAAGCAGCACGCCTCGATCTTTACTACATTGACAACTGGTCTTTGAATCTGGATTTAGAAATTCTTGTGGAAACTGTGCGTATTGTCCTCGTTGGTAGCGGTGCCTACTAGGGATGGCAAAAATTGTGTCGCCAATAATTTTTCTACCTGCTGCGCCGAGAGGGGACGGGCAAAGAAATAGCCCTGCCCATAGTCACACCCTAGGGTCTTAAGCAGGCCATACTGTTCGCGTGTTTCAATGCCCTCCGCCACCACCTTTAGGCGCAAGGAGTGAGCCAGTATGAGAATCACCTGCACAATCGTGGCCGAGGCTTCCTCACAGTTGAAGTTGGCAATAAATGAACGATCAATTTTTAGCGTGTCAATGGGAAAACGGTGTAGATAGCTCAGGGAAGAATAGCCCGTGCCAAAATCATCCATATAAATGCCAATGCCCATAGCCCGAATTTCCTCAAGAGCGGCGATCGCGACGTCCTTGTTATCAATGAGAACCCCCTCAGTGACCTCAAGGCGCAATCGTGGCGCCGGAAACCCTGTTTCCGCTAAAATAGACTTTAAATTGGGCAGCAAATCTGGCTGTTGAAAATGACGTCCACTGAGGTTGACACTAATAGTCAGCTCACGGCTCCAGGGAAAGACCGCTGCCCAGCGCTGCATTTGGCGACAAGCTTCGGTCATAACCCACCAACTCACGGGTAGGATCAACCCTGTTTCTTCGATTACCGTCATGAATTGGCCGGGGGCAATGATGCCCCGTTCAGGATGTTGCCAGCGCAGTAGTGTTTCAAAACCAACAATCTTGAGCGTTG encodes:
- a CDS encoding sugar transferase, yielding MRSQASPRDIRAPRSPRMVLRSETAFALLLLASDLLGLVLAWKLALQLNRFYAPLPPDLATWYWWGLPSVFWLFTGGLLFLVALSGLYHPRGHWKNYLRLAKVLSLGYLLALAIAYFYDPKVDLPRSLFFSAWGLSVVLAVVLRLGVSLGFKIWSLRQPIRAFLVAPPERQEYLSTLLAQRANYKIVGTAIASTANEPATLAAILNCQAQEVVVEGLPPAHLASTLYWQLRQHGIALRLIPSSVEMLYRRGTPEIVAALPTLRVDMTYLQGWEYRLKRYLDVILALIGLVVLAPLFIVVAIAIKLTSPGPVFFRQERVGLHGQVFQMWKFRTMRADAPQLQAQLEAQNEAADGILFKVKNDPRRTRLGSFLRKTSIDELPQLFNVLWGDMSLVGPRPLPLRDVARFHSWHHIRHQVMPGITGLWQISGRSQIADFDEAARLDLYYIDNWSLNLDLEILVETVRIVLVGSGAY